Within the Miscanthus floridulus cultivar M001 chromosome 2, ASM1932011v1, whole genome shotgun sequence genome, the region agagtaccaagtaagtcggtgcccaaaacaccgtatgagttgtggacaggaagagtacccttactaaaccacttacgtgtgtgtgggagtcctgctgaggctaaagtatttaacccaaacattggaaagcgagatcccaaaatagtaagttatcatttcattggctatctagaaaagtcaaaaggttttcatttctactgtccagacagacatacaaagtttgtgaaaacgagacatgttgtcttcctagaggatgaaatgatgagggggggcatggtagctcgagaaattgaccttgaagagaagcgggtgtatgtgcCCACTCTGATaattcatgagctatttttctcactacctgttgtcgctgcaccggcagtgcaagatactgtggtgccagcacctgttgttactccgcctgtggcaacaatgaatgacgataaggaacctattcttcaggatcctgtataacctattgccacacatgaggaggagcaacaacagcctcaaacagaagatgtgtcaaataaggaggcccctagaaggtctcaaagagttagaaaatcaattattcctgctgactatgaagtgtacaacactgaggaatttcaaatgaaggatgatcccacctcatttgaagaagccatgaaaagtgatcattcatcaaagtggcttgaggccatggaagatgaaataaaatctatgaatgccaataaagtttgggacttggaaataattcctaaaggatccaaaacagtaggctgtaaatgggtctacaaaataaaacttgactctcaagggaatatagagagatataaagcgagaCTTATGGCAAaaagctttacgcaaagagaagggattgattataatgagaccttatctccagtctcatgtaagaattcctttagaatcataatagcattagtggcacattacgatttagaattacatcagatggatgtagagacggcatttctcaacagggacttggagaaaaatgtttacatggcacaaccgaaaggttttgtcatggaagaaaaagaacgaatgggatgccacctaaagaaatccatttatggattaaaacaagcttcaagacagtggtacttgaagtttgatcagacaataaggaattttgggtttaaagagaatgttgaggacaattgtgtctatgcaaagtttaagaataggaagtttatgttccttgtcctatatgtggacgatatcttacttgctagtagtgatgtcagtctactactggagacaaagaagtttttgtcctcaaaatttgatatgaaagatcttggtgaagcctctttcgttctagggatcgagattcaccgagatagaagtaaaggggtattaggactatcacaaaaggcatacatagaaaggatcttaaagaaattcagtatgcacaaatgtagtccctcgcctgctcctatagtcaagggtgacagatatggggattttcaatgccccaggaaccaatatgagatcgatcaaatgaaagtggttccatatgcttcagttgttggaagcttgtaatatgctcaagtatgtacgcgccctgacttggcatttgtcaCCGGGTTACTTGATAGATTCTAGAGCGATCATGGCAcagaacactgaaaattagtaaagaaagtcttgcgttatttgcaaggaacgaaaagcctcatgatgacgtatagaagatctgattcactccatatagtgggatattcatattctgattatgtgggagatgatagaaaattcacatctggatatgtattcactctcgcaggggaggctatttcatgaaaaagctcaaagcaaaccgtcactacatcgtccacaatgtatgccgagtttatagcgtgttatgaggcaacggggtaggtgaactggttaaagaagttcatacccggtttgagggtggttgacgatatctatagaccacttaagttatactgcgataataatccggcagtacagtatgctcacaacaataagtcaagtggtgctgccaaacatattgacataaagtattatgttgtgaaagataaagtccgggatcatgtcataagtcttgagcatataagtaccaaaaagatgctcgtggatccgcttacaaaaggcttaccacccaacgtgttcagagaacatgtagccggcatgggtttaagggaaagcctataattcctggataaAAGAAGGCTCAAaattaagtatctatttcagaacagagtggtgtgttgtagctgttaaatctatcggcaattgaccgtgacgatgaaacatgctctatgcgctaatctgtaatggaatgaacaaaagtaaatgatataaaattaaaagatggtaggagatcaatagaaagattgttagattgatctctaatcctaaactgggcccaacggcccagttgggcctttgatccgcgtcctgatcgggggcgcctagcCCACTATGACTGGAGGGCCCATATCACattgcgcaataaatagaggtggggtcggCGGCTCTGTACACGAGGTTCGTCTGAGCCGAGTTCCTcaccgaaacctaaaccctaatccgatcagagaggggcgcagccagtgacgggaagccaccagccgcgccgtctCGCTCCACCGATGTCGACGACTTCATCGACCTCTTCCCCGAACATCGCTGCCCGTGCGtagacttcaccgacgaacgtGATGGCGGCTTCTGGATCATCCCCTGCGATGTCAGGTTTGACACGTTCTTCCTCTATCCTCTCTCTGTCTCTGTCTCTCTGTCTAGAACGTGTTCTAGGTCTTTGATTCATCCAGTAAATGTTTAACACCCCGGATCTACTCCTAGACGATCCTACAAGTATTAACATTTCTCTCTTTAAAATTCAGCcatacaaatcagcaccagcggTTTTACGGCCAGCCGAACACTCGTAGATCATTTTTATCCGGCCCTAACCTCGAAAACGAGGTGATTAACGACCCATCATGGTCATGGGAAACGCAGTCAGTCCAGTGACACCCCAAAATTAGGGGGTGGCAGGCGCCCGTCCTAAACGTCAACAAAGAGAAGCTCATTCCTCTCCGTCCGCTGTCTATGTTTGCCTTCCTCGGCAAACCTCAGCCAAAGCCATCTCGAAACATGCATCGGCCACACGGGCGCCATTTTGCATGCCGACCTCCACCAGACACGTACCTCTTGATCGTCCCCGCGATCCCCCCAGGCACCGTCcgcgcgccaccgccaccgccgtcgcatcgccaccgccatggccacggcgcCCGTCAAGTTCGCCGCGCTCGCCGTCGCCATAGTCGCCGCGGTCGCGCTCAGTTCCTTCTTCCGCTACCAGTGCCGCCACCGGCCGTCGCCCTTCGTCTCCACCGAGGTGCTCCGCCTCATCGTGGTGAGCAACGAGCAGGAGGTCGGCGAGGAGATGGACCTGGCCGACGGCAACGTGGAGCTGCGGTGCTACGGCTTCAGCGAGCACAGCCACAACCGGTCGGCGTGGTCGGCGCGCGCCGACATCCCCAGCGGCGCGGAGGCCAACTTGACGTTCCCCGCCGTGCACGGCGACGAGGTGTTCGAGGTGCTCTGCTCCTACCGCGGAGCCAACCGGTGCTGGGCGCACGGCGTCCGGGTGTTCGAGAACCCGGGCCACGACAACCTCTTCTGCTCCCAGCAGATCGGCGGCTGCACCGTCAGGTTCCGCAAGGATGGCGGCGTCGAGAAGGTGTACCAGACCAACGGGGAGCTCGACGTGCAGCCGCCCATCTTCATGGGGTTTGTGCCGGACTTCGACAACGCCCGGGACAGCGGATGCTCGTCCGCGAGCTGCGTTGGGAGGACGATCAACAGGGTCATAGGCGAGGAGAGCTGCTGCGACGATTCCTGCGGGGGATGGGAGAAAGCATTGCCAAAGAAATGATCCATGCTCACGCATGCATGTAGAATTCAAACTTGATCTTTTGTATAATGTAGAGCATTTTAATGGTACATACATGAATAGAAGACACTTGAAGCCAGTTTAATCGTGCTATGACTAAGATGGTGCTGAATCGATCAGAGTTTGAAACTTTgaatgtagcaaaattcaaaggaAAACAAACATGTCCCGAGCCAAAAAAAAACGAACTTTGTGGAAACATGTAGATGATTTGTTACACCATGCATGGCCAGTAACAACCATGGTCGCCAAAGGAGTGCAACAGATGAAACTTAAATAGACGCATTTGCAATCCTGTCACTGGAGCATTTGCTAAAAATCAAACCTTGGACACAGCCAATGTCTACATAACAACAGGACATGAGGTATCAACCAGATTGTAATTATGTGCTTGACATTGCAATTCTAAGCTGTGGCAGTGGAAACAAAGCAAGTATCTTAAGTAGTACTCTCCTCAAAACTGAATAATCAAGCAAAATTTAGAAGAACAAAACTCGCAATTGCATCAATCCAGGGTCCAGCGCAGCCATATGAATGACTTCTGCTTAATCAGTCTTCATAGACACCCTCGTCATCAGAAAGCTCATCAAAAGAACGGATGTCCAGTTGATAGCGCAACATGCCACCAATGCCACCAAATCCTCTGCAAAACTGAGATCCTTCTTGAGATTTGTTGGTAACAAATTCCAGTGTGCACCCAAACTTTTTGTACTCATTGGCAAACCATTCCAAGAGTGAGGTTTTCTCCTGAACCTCCAGCTCAGCATTGGTAGACGGATCACGGAAATGACTCTGGTCAGCTTCTTGCTCTTTGTTCAGATGTTTAATAACAGTTTCTCCAGTTGCACTATTCTTAAGCACATATCTGTTGACATCAAGGTTTTCCCACACTATCAGTGTTTCCACAGCACCCATTTCAAGGGCTTTCAGTGTGTCATCAACACCAAACACATACTTCCCCGTATCTTGACTAATTTCTTCAAAATACTTTCCAATCAGCTTTTTCTCTTGTATGAACTTCACATTTGCTAGAATTTCAGCTGACAACTCAATAGCTTGGTTAAAACCATTCTCCCCACCATATGAAACATCAACAACGTTAAGTATTTTGGCCTGGAGACGCTGATCAAACATGTCAGATTGGCTCAATTCTGTCTTAAAATCAGCAGAACCAGCCAATATAAGTCCAGCAACATTAGGCTGACTGGTAGCTGGATTGATGAAAAACTGTGTAGCAAGTTCAGCTGTCTTTCGCACATAATTATGACGTTTTTCCATCCGAAGCCGAGCAAACCGAAGAGCAGATTGTCCTCCTCTTCCATGCTTCTTTGGGAGATCAACAGTGAATTTGTGAAGCACTTCACGAGTATTGCCACTCAGTGTACCAAAAAGAGTTCCATTACCATCCATAACAATGAAGCCAAACTTGTCATCAGATTCCAAGAGTTCATTCAAAGCTTCAGTGTGGAACTTATTGTCACAAAGGTACAAGGATGCATTGATAGGCCTGAAGGGCTCAAAATCAATAGTAACTTTCTTTTCCTTGCCATCTTCAGTAACAATTGTTCCAGTGTAGAGAACAAGTCCATTTGGGGGAACCTTGTTATACAGCTTCAGCCTCTGCTGAGCTGAGGTGATGGCTGCTAAAACAGATTGCCGATTGACTCTACTCTTAATGTTTGAAGCAGTACCATATTCATCACCCAACATCTTGGTCACACGGGAAATTTGGTCACGTGGTGGCATAATCAGAGAGATCATGCTGGTGCCATTGCCTCTAGCAGCTTCCAATGCCTTGATCAACTTCTTGATCTTCCAAATCTCGATGTTCTTGTCAGTTTCCTGACCGTCAGACATCTTGGTGAAAGCACAGTACTTGAATCACCCTGCAGAATACCAGATGTGAAGACCAAGGGCATCAGATAAAGAGAGGAATATAGAAGCTGGCAAGCGTAAGTGATTGAATGTAAGCATATTACAAATAGAGTAATACCAAAATGAGAGTAAATAGTGGTAGTACATTAAGCACAGCTGTTTCCTATAAAAAGAGAGTGGTTATATCTAATGTCATCCAAGGACAGATTCGGATACAGTAGCAAAAAAATAGTATACCTCAAACCGGAGACCAATATTTAAGTTATTGACATATATTCTTCATTAAGTTGTGCAAACTGCACTGAGTTATGATTGTGGTCACATGAAAATTACTATCTAGTATTCACAAATGTACCACAGAACCAAGCCACACACAAATTACCAAAGTAATGAGGAGCCTTATGTTCTATGGTGCCAATACAAATAAATAACTACATATGACAGCATTAAAGCAGCATACTGTTATGCCTAGGTGGCTTTTGCAGCGTCTTTATGCAGGTGCTAGTTGTGTTTGGCTGGAACTTGgtagctttgcgttggtgattgTAAGTCTGTCTTAGATACTGTGTCTGCTCTCTTTCTAAACTGTCTCCAGAACGCTGTATTTCCGTTAGCGATAATGGAAATGGGATTACCTCCGATTCAAAAAAAATATGACAGCATTAAATATTGTATTGTAAAACCAGGGGGCTAACtaaacaaataaaaaactttAAGGTAATAAACAAATTCTAGCAACACTTTAGGGGGTAAATAGACTTCCTATGAATAATTTCAGAGCTGATGCTACACACACTAAACTATTAATGGTGGAGCTTACACTACATTCACAAGTTGCGGATTCATAATGTAGTCTACGCTTAAAGAAGAATTTTTCGAATGATTTGTGCATCCTTTTGCACTCAGTTTTAATACACACACGGTTAGACTGAGATTCTAAATAAATcccaaaaagaagattctcttgGGCATTTaagagcacatgagatctagtAGTACATAAATACAGAGACTCGCAGTCAACAAATCAACAAAATGTTATAAGAGAGAAATCATTGGAGCCATTTCCAAAATGTTAAAAAATATAGCTTGATGTGGATTGAAATGTATGTCACTTAACATGTTACACAGTTGGGTCAAACCTCACAGAAGAAAAATTATCAGCCAAGCCTAATGAACAACTGACATCATCTAGTAGCTCAAAAAGCTACCACAATCTTTTAGCTGGGGCGGACCCAGCAAAGGGCATGGGTGATTATTTTTGCAAAACAATCgaagttagtaggcataatacatgcataaacttgtaattagatcagatccgaatacaaatagcttaagttagggtttgggtgctcggtttcgcacagcaggaagaGAAGACAAAGGGTGGGCATACCTAGTGGTGCTTGTCGCCGGCGAAGGACCAGAAAAAGACCCGGGCATCTACTGTAGAGCGGCAGCGTCGGCGGTCAACCAGTCGTCGCCACGACCACGAGAGATAGCGAGAGTGAGACTGACAGAGCGCGCATGCAGGGGGGAAATGGAAGAGAAGATATGGCAGTGGCAGGGGTGGACCGCTGGAGTGAGGGATAAACGCACACCGGTTATCGGGGGTATGGTAACGGTCCATCAAATCAAGCCCTCGTTTAGTTACTACCGATTCCAAATTTTGgcgtaaaaagaagattccccgtcacattaaacttgtggtacggagtactaaatgttgacgaaatcaaaaactaattgcacagtttggttgtattttacgagacgaatgttttaagtctaattagtcaacgattagacaattattaccaaataaaaacaaaacgacactgtagcTACAGCGTCGCTACAGTGATTCGGCCGCCGCCAATTCggccgaactaaacgcggcccaaaggagaaaaaaaaagtgGAGACTATCCATAAGGTAACTGTAGCTACTTACTGGGAATTTTTGTCGGATGTCTATATATAATCATTCAACGTCACAGAAAAATCTCATATATTGGATGATTATATATAGACACGTGGCATGAATCTGCCCACGGCTGTCTCGTGGGATAATCTCTACCTCTTTTTTTCTCTTCTATAGGCCTGTTTGGTAGGCTGGCTCAAGAACTCTGGCTCTAACTTCTAATGTAGAACAATTTTTTCATGCATATAAAGTTATTTtaaaaaacgtttggcaaaaatAGCTCTAATAACAATTTTGTAATAATTTGTATTAGATTTGTGAGAAGCAGCAAGGAGAAACCATTTGTTTCGGCTCTGTTATAAAAAACAGCTCCGGCTCCTCCAAGCTCCTTGCAAGGGCTGGAgttgaagccctgccaaacaagaTCATAGTCTAGCGTAGACGGTTAAATATGGGCTTCAGGAATTTTGTCTTTTAGTGAATATGAATCTAaaatttgtcatttttgtatgaatttttgaaaTACGAGTTTGTATCTCAATTTTTTTATGTGAGCACATATTTACATGCACTATGGATGTGTCAAGTTTCAAACAAAAATTGAGTGGTCAAAATACTTTTTTTAATTGGTTTCTAAATTTTCACCCGGCAGATGTATGTTGCCGGTGCAGACCGGGTCTGATCGAGCGAAGGTCTTGAGAGGCCATCGATAGTGTATAAAGTCAACCTTAAGCAGAGGTGACGTGTTTAAGGCTAAGTTAGTGTtacgtactccctccatcctaaattaaAGTCAATCTAAGTATCTTgaagagtcaaaacatcttaagtttaactaaatttatatgataagataatGACATTTATGATATCAATTAAGTATCATTAGGTTCTTcactaattatattttcatagtatatctatttgatgccataaatttttataatttttttttaaaattttggttaaacttgagatattttgactctctaagattcttagaatgacttataatttgagataGAGAGAGTATAACTGTATAAGATCTAAATAAACTAACGGAACGAACATATTAgttaaaataaatataaatcCTTATTTTCTTGTTTTCGTTATAGCATATGGCAGGCAACAGTAACATATAAGCCTAAGAAACCTTTTTGCTCCAACCCCAAGCCCGTGTTTGCCAGCGTTGGTGCTTTCCTCAGCCAGACAGCCTGCCACTGCAACTAGAGGTCGAGACTTGAGAGCTCTTAACTAGTGCATGGAAACCTATTACTGCAGTAGCAGTATCCAGTTGTCCATGGCAAAGCTCTATGTTACCAAAAGGGTATATCACTCCTTTTCAACAGTAACGGGAGTCCAAGAAAACAATAGCTCAACATAGTGCAGGAAACAGCTCCACATCTCGGCTTAGTGCAGGAACGAAGACGGTATTGCAGTAGCCGTTTCTAGAGTCTTAAGGATCTTcaagagtttgtcaaattttacttggcaaatcttATGATTTACCAACTCTCAAAATTATATGtcaagtaaaaaaacaatccatcttcaagagtttggcattttttacttaggccccgtttagttctatccaaaagccaaaaatttttgcatagtaaccgtcacatcgaatcttgcggcacatgcatggagtactaaatgtagacgaaaaaaactaattacacagttagtcgagaaatcatgagacgaatcttttaagcctaaatagtccataattggacaatttttgccaaatacaaacgtaagtgctacagtagccaaaagctaaaaattttcggaactaaacacgcccttagtaaaataaaaaaacccgttaacaaaacgaagaggcccgctaagcgaacgaagaatcccgctaagcgaacgaagagccccgctaagaaacGAAGAGCCCCGAATGCAAGTCGTATACGCACGCGTATATTTGCGCGCGCGGAGGGAAGATTTgccaagttgctattgatgccaagttgttttgccaaactgttggagactattttttcttgttttgccaaaattatatggatgccaagttaagatagcaaactcttgaagatgctcttacaTCATGTTCATATACTAATATACAAGTCCAAGTCCAACTTAAATGGATGCATGGAATATGACATAACAGGAACACACGCCACACGCCATAGTAAAACTGCACTTGCAATTAGGGTATGCAGCAACAAGGCAGCCTGCAGTAGGTAAAAACACATTAGAGTCCAGACCTACGTCTGCTTGTAACAGCAGACAACAGCAAAATTTGCCAGATTCACACTTGGTAATCCGCTAGTACTGAAGGCAGCAATGACAGAACAAACTAAAAAGGAAACACTACAATTCAAATTAGAGCCTATGGAGTGCTTTACAACATCTACGGTTGAACACCATTTCCATATGCTTGGTTTGGTTAAGGAATAACTATAGCCAACACATGGCCTGACGTGTTTCTCCAAACACTAAGCAAAAGTTATAACCTACCTCTTCAACTTCTCTAATCCACCTCTAGGTATCTCCCCAAAATATACACACCTAGCGAAAAAGGTACATCAAGAGGAGACATCCAGGTGTCATGGTATGAGAAGAGGTGCAACTTGCAGGAGCTTCTGAAAATATATTCTTTTCCACACGTATATCAGCACCTCTTTCAGATTCACCGGAACAAAAAGATGTGATGGTCAACCCACAAAATAGGTAAACCATGGTTATCTGTTAATGAAGCTGCCTGTTTGGGTCCGTGTAACATAGGAGAGGCGTGCAGAAGGGATCAAAGGGGCTTCCTCATCAACTGCTGCAGCTTCTGATGCCAGGCCTCCTACTACAGTCCCATCATTGTTGTCCATGGAATTGTCAGGCCTGAATATACTTAAAGACTTCTTGTCCTGCACGTAGAATTAGAAAGCAATCATTTACCACTTGCAATAAACATGAAAATCTAAATAGTTTGTTAAAGAGGTATAGAAGTAGTATTCATGCTGTGCTGTCTGGTGTCGCCCCAAGCTGTGCTGTCTGGTGTCGCCCGGCAGGTCGTCGTGCTAGTTGTTAG harbors:
- the LOC136538380 gene encoding eukaryotic peptide chain release factor subunit 1-3 translates to MSDGQETDKNIEIWKIKKLIKALEAARGNGTSMISLIMPPRDQISRVTKMLGDEYGTASNIKSRVNRQSVLAAITSAQQRLKLYNKVPPNGLVLYTGTIVTEDGKEKKVTIDFEPFRPINASLYLCDNKFHTEALNELLESDDKFGFIVMDGNGTLFGTLSGNTREVLHKFTVDLPKKHGRGGQSALRFARLRMEKRHNYVRKTAELATQFFINPATSQPNVAGLILAGSADFKTELSQSDMFDQRLQAKILNVVDVSYGGENGFNQAIELSAEILANVKFIQEKKLIGKYFEEISQDTGKYVFGVDDTLKALEMGAVETLIVWENLDVNRYVLKNSATGETVIKHLNKEQEADQSHFRDPSTNAELEVQEKTSLLEWFANEYKKFGCTLEFVTNKSQEGSQFCRGFGGIGGMLRYQLDIRSFDELSDDEGVYED